A window of the Lactuca sativa cultivar Salinas chromosome 7, Lsat_Salinas_v11, whole genome shotgun sequence genome harbors these coding sequences:
- the LOC111890620 gene encoding cytochrome P450 Tp9025 produces MVIDMTIVLIAFSFIISVYFIFIRKPKGSKALNLPPGPPTLPIIGNLHQIGLELPHRAFRNLSKKYGPIMSLQLGQISMIVVSSPKLAEEVLKTNDLALASRPYALLADILLYGGIDIAFGRYSDYWRQMKKIVTMELLSVKKVQSFMGFRAEEIDRFTEVVQSSVGKPVHIRQRVMYMNNTVVCKCLFGNNCRQQDVLIELVEQVVALSSGFYIADLFPKLSFLSVISGMKSTLNHIHETLDKIFNEIFEDRRIKRQTTGPTEDDLVDVLFNIKERGGLRFPVTDNNIKAIFLNMLIGGTDTSVVTIEWAMTELMKNPDVMKKAQAEVREVFKGKKTVLESELNGLVYLKHIIKETLRLHITIPLLLPRECMEQCQVGGYDIPKKMKVIVNGLACGTDPEYWDDPETFKPERFEKTSYDFFGTSPEYIPFGGGRRICPGIAFGLVSIELTLARLLFHFNWELPNGMTPKDIDMTESHGVTAIKKSSLEVIPTVFIPFS; encoded by the exons ATGGTCATCGATATGACCATCGTCCTCATTGCTTTCTCTTTCATTATCTCCGTTTACTTCATATTCATCAGAAAACCCAAGGGTTCGAAAGCTCTAAACCTGCCACCAGGCCCACCAACACTACCCATCATCGGAAACCTCCATCAGATTGGTCTAGAACTGCCACATCGAGCTTTCCGCAACTTGTCCAAGAAATATGGCCCCATCATGAGCCTGCAACTCGGCCAGATCTCCATGATCGTCGTCTCTTCCCCAAAGTTAGCTGAAGAAGTGCTAAAAACCAACGACCTCGCTCTTGCAAGCAGACCATATGCACTTCTTGCCGATATTCTGTTGTATGGAGGCATCGACATCGCTTTTGGTCGTTACAGTGATTACTGGAGACAAATGAAGAAGATTGTCACCATGGAACTCTTAAGTGTCAAAAAAGTCCAATCCTTCATGGGTTTTCGAGCTGAAGAGATCGATCGTTTCACGGAGGTCGTTCAATCCAGCGTTGGAAAGCCTGTACATATACGTCAAAGGgttatgtatatgaataataCTGTGGTGTGCAAGTGTTTGTTTGGGAATAACTGCAGACAACAGGACGTATTGATCGAGTTGGTGGAACAAGTGGTGGCACTATCGAGTGGGTTTTATATTGCAGACCTGTTTCCTAAGTTAAGCTTTCTTTCAGTCATTTCTGGAATGAAATCGACTTTGAATCATATTCACGAGACTCTTGATAAAATCTTCAACGAAATATTTGAGGATCGTAGAATCAAAAGACAAACAACTGGACCTACGGAAGATGATCTCGTTGACGTTCTTTTCAACATCAAAGAGCGTGGTGGTCTTCGGTTCCCGGTCACGGACAACAATATCAAGGCCATCTTTCTG AATATGCTTATCGGAGGCACTGATACAAGTGTTGTGACAATTGAATGGGCAATGACAGAGTTAATGAAAAACCCTGATGTGATGAAGAAGGCACAAGCTGAAGTGAGAGAAGTATTCAAGGGAAAAAAAACAGTGCTAGAGAGTGAATTGAATGGTTTGGTTTACCTTAAACACATAATCAAAGAAACACTAAGGCTTCACATTACTATTCCATTATTACTCCCAAGGGAATGTATGGAGCAGTGTCAAGTTGGTGGTTATGATATCCCGAAGAAAATGAAAGTAATTGTTAATGGTCTTGCATGCGGAACTGATCCCGAGTATTGGGATGATCCAGAAACCTTCAAACCAGAGAGATTTGAGAAGACTTCGTATGATTTCTTCGGTACAAGCCCTGAGTATATCCCGTTTGGAGGAGGAAGGAGAATTTGTCCTGGGATTGCTTTTGGTTTGGTCTCTATTGAGCTCACTCTTGCTAGATTGCTATTCCACTTCAACTGGGAACTTCCTAATGGAATGACCCCTAAAGATATTGACATGACTGAGAGTCATGGAGTCACTGCAATTAAGAAATCTTCCTTGGAGGTAATCCCGACTGTTTTTATTCCGTTTTCATGA